CGGAATGCACCAGGGGCGTACGGTTATATCTCGGAGCGAAGAATCAATTATCAAGGAAGTAGAAAATATAACCAAGCTTCCGGGATTCACTGGTTTTATTGCCGATGTCGGCGGGCCGACCGCGAATATGTACGGTATAGAATGCCCGAGGCAGGCAAGCACCGGCGCTTGTACCGGAAAAAGATGTCTTTTTCCTGAGATTTGTGAAACTCTTCAGTTGAACCACGGAAGGCAGATAGAACTATTAAAAAAGTTAAGATCGATACCCGGCGTAAAAAAGATTTTTGTAGGTTCAGGTATACGCTACGATATGGTGGTCGCGGACAAAAAATCGGGGAATGACTATCTTAACGAAATTGTTGAACACCACGTTTCAGGCCAGATAAAAATAGCGCCGGAACATTGTGATGAACAGATTTTGAATTTAATGGGTAAACCGGATACTAAATCGCTTAAGAAATTTATTGCTCAATTTAATGACATAAATAAGCGCCTTAAGAAAAATCAGTTTATGACATATTATTTTATCGCGGCGCACCCCGGATGTACGATGCAAAATATGAGGCATTTAAAAGATTTTGTCAGCCGGGAGCTTAAACTAAAGCCTGAGCAGGTGCAGATATTTACCCCGACGCCGTCATGCTGGTCTACTGTTATGTATTGGACGGGAATAAATCCTTTCACAGGAAAACCTTTGTTCGTTGAAAAAAATGACCACAAAAAAGATATTCAAAAAGCCGTACTTAAAAGCAAGCCTATTCAACCTCGTAGGTTGTACGGAAAAAGAAAATGAAACTATGTCATAAATGCAAAGCTGAATGGAAAGGAATTACTCAGCCGGGGACTAAAGAAACCTGTGTTAAGTGCGGGGAAGACCTTCATATTTGTTTAAACTGCAGGCTATATGACAATCATAAACCTTATCAATGTATGGAAACAGATATTGACCCGGTAAAAAATAAAGAGCGTTATAACTTCTGCGAACATTTTCAATTCAAAAACACTTCAATTCCCGAATCTTCCAAACCAAATCCAGCCGGTTCTAAAAATGCCTTCAACAATTTATTCAAAAAACAGTAGTTGTCAATCAAATGTTTTTAATTATTTTTTTGATAAAATCCGTCAATTGTTTCCGGATTCCTGAGGCTGGTAATCCCGGCAGGAGATGATAGATTGTTGTTAAAGTGTTCATGTAATTATGCTGCAGAGAAAGCGATCTGATTTCAGAAAGCGAAAATATTTTTAGAATTGACTGTAAAACTGTTGCCGAAAAGGTGACACTCATATCTTTTCCTGTAAGAAAAGACATTATAAAATCCTCCGATAGATTATTCATTTCGCCTATTGCCTTGTTTAACATAGGGTTAGTAAATTTGGAGAGCATATCTGATATCATTAAATGTATTCCGATTGCCGGTATTTTAGAGCCAAGAATTCTTTTTCGGTAATCTTTAATGGAAGCCTTCTTATTGAAGTATTCCATTATAAAATCTGCTAATATTTCCGATTCGTCAAGACACCGGTTAAACGAAAATCCCGAAGAAGGCAGGGGTGTATTACAACTGTCGCCGATACACAAGAAGTTATTTACGTTTACATGGTTCTGGTCGCCAAGAGGTATATTGCCTTTTTTGACGGCATAAATCTTTCCTGTTATATTTTTTTCTGCTAAATACGATTTTAATTTGTTGTGCTTTTCTCCGATATTTTCATCATTAATCTGGGAAAAACAAAATATTCCTGCCATTATTCTTTTGTTCCCGTGAGGAACCAGCCAAAAATAATCCGAACCCGGGAAAAATGAATCGTAAAGGAGCATTTTATCTTCATTTTTATAATTGCATTTTTCAAGAAAATACGTGAGACATCCCATATCAATAGTATTATTGAATAAGCCTTTGCTTTTTAATATCTGAGAATCTCTCCCCATCGCATCTACGGCAAATTTTGAATAATAAGTATTTTTTGTTGTTTTTATCTCTAGATAATCGTTTTTTATGAAAGAATAGTTGATGAAAACTTCCTTTTCTCTGATAACTGCCCCGTTTTTTATTGCCTGTTGGGCAAGAAGTTTCAGTGCCTTTTCTTCATCAATTGGATAAATAAAAGATTTGTTTTTTAATGAGAAGGTGTTCCCAAGATAGCAGGAAAGAGTGACTTCGGAGAATGTGTTTTTTATACATTCTTTCAGTTTATATTTTTGTAAAATATAATCAAATGTAAGCCACGTTTTTTGCGTAGCGCCGATTTTTTCTTTTTCAATTAAAAGTACAGAAATACCTTTTTTGGAAAGATTTATAGCGCTTCCAAGTCCGGCAGGCCCGGCTCCGATTATTATTACATCAAATTTATTGTTTTGCTGATCTTTCATTTCATTAAGTCCTTTAACAAGTTACAAGCGTAAAAATTATATCATATGTAGCTGAATTTGGATAGAATATCAAAAAAATCGGAAATTGTTCCTTCTCCCCTTGGCGGGAGAAGGTCAGGATGAGGGGGCTGAATAGCGTTCACCCTCACCTCAATCCTCTCCCGTTAAGGGAGAGGATGAAAAAAAACTAAACATTTGATACCGCCTCCGCCGCGGCGGACTGGGCGGAGGTTCATTAATAGAACCATTGTAATTCCTAATGGCTGAATTAACTTGGCAAATTTACGCTTAAATTAGTAAAATATGAAAAAGGGGGAAATAGTAAAAGGAGGGCAAAATGGCTAAGTATTTTCTGTTTGGCAAGTATTCGCAAGACGCCTTGAAAAGCGCCTCAGCTGACCGCACCAAAAAGGTAGTTGAGATTATTGAAAAACTAAACGGAAAGGTTATTTCAATGGATGTGCTTTTAGGCGACAAAGATCTTGCCATTGCTGTTGATCTTCCTAACACATCAAGCGTAGTAAAGGCATCCATAGCGATTACAAAATTAACCGGGATAGGATTTTCAAGCTCGCCGGCCATATCTGTTGATGAGTTTGATAAATTATTAGGTTAATCCAAAAACAGCAAAAATCAAAATTAATATTTTTTAAAGGCATTCTTTTCCCTTTGGAATGTCATAAAGGCTCTTTTAGGATCAAATTTATGTACAGCTTAAGAAAGGAGAATGAGATGTTAGCTAAAAAAGTCATTTTAACGGTATCAGTATTTTTTATCTGCGGTTCTTTTATATTTGCTAAAGAAAATACAGCGTCTGTAAAGCTTTCTTTAGTGCCGTCTATTTCAACGCCAAAGAAGGATATTGTTGAAGGGCTTGATTTTGCAATAATTTCTACTAAATCCAAGAAGGTTACAGGGTTTCAGTTTTCTTTCTTATATGCAGAAATAGCAGAAAAGTCAAAAGGCGCGCAGATGGCGGTTTATTCTAAGACACAGGATTTTGACGGAGCCAAAGCCGGGCTTATTTCTTTGTCCGAAAATGTACGAGGATATAATTTAGGCGCAATTTCTTTTACTAATGATTTTACTGGCTTTCAAACAGGATTAGTAACTTCAAATAGTTCAATAAAAGGGCTTCAGATAGGTATTGTTAATGTGTCAGAGAAAGTGACGGGCGTTCAGATAGGCTTAGTTAATCTTGCTGAAAATATGGAAGGAGTTCAGTTAGGGGTTTTTAACGTTATTAGACAGTCACATCTTCCTGTAATGATAATTTTAAACGCAAAATTTAATTAGGATTGGAAAAAAAGTATTCTAGGCAAAATATTTTTAAAAGTCCAATGAAGCACCCCGCATCAAGATGCGGGGTATCAATGCGGAATTCTTCCGAAGCCACCCCGCACAGTTTTGTCTAAGACCCCTAGAAATCGAAAATGCGATTTCAGGGACTTTTGTCCTGGAAATGCTTTGCATTTCACAGGGCAAAACTAGACATGGGGGTTCTCCCCGCCTTCATCCCCCCCTGCTTCGTTTAGCGAAGCAAAACGAGGGGGGTATTTGGCGAAGGAGAATAAAATATATCCAAATCTAAATTTACATTCTTTCCTAAAATGAGTGAAATAAATACAGTTTTATTTTCTGATGTTCATTTAGGCTCTCCCGTAAGCAGAGCATTTGATCTTTTAAACGCTCTAAAAGAATTAAAATTTAAAAAACTTATTATCGGCGGGGATATGTTTGAGGATTTAAATTTCACAAAGCTCACTACTACACATTGGGAGCTTTTATCTCATCTCGGAAGGATTTCCCGAAGAGGTGTTGAAGTAATCTGGGTAGAAGGCAACCATGACAGCAAATTTTATTATTTTATGTCACATCTTATAGGTATACCTGTTCATAAGGAATACCGCTGGCAGGTTAACGGAATAAAATTTCTCATGACGCATGGCCACCAGTTTGACAGCTTTATGACAAAAAACCAAGTTTTAGGAAGAATTCTTGCAGGTATCTATACAGGTTTACAAAGGATTGTTTCTTCACGATTTATTGATTTTATTACAAATCGCTTTGCTGACAAATGGCTTAGGCTTACTGAGCAGGTAGCGGAAAAAGCCCTTTTATATGCCAAAAAGAAAAAGCAGGATGTGGTAATTTGCGGGCACACGCATTTTGTTTACAATATCAAAAAGGCCGGAGTAGAATATTTTAATCTCGGATGCTGGAATGCAAAACCTTCTTATCTGCTTATAGTGCAGGATGACGGACAGGCTTTTTTTAAAGTATTTGCTTAAAAATAAAATAATCAAGGAGTGAAAATGAAATCCATAAAAATCCCGCTTATTATTTTAGTTTCGTTTGTTCTGGGCATCGCTTTTGCTGTTTTTTCAGTAAATTTCGGATTGGAACATTTTGCCGGGGGATACCTTTTGAATATTTTTAACAAGAAAGTGCCTGAATTATTTCACAGAAATATCAGCGCACAGAGTATCGGGGTTTCTCTGCTTAACGGCGAAGTAGTTCTTAAAGGCGTAAGGGTTGAAAGTTCTATAAAAGGATTGGAAAGGCCGGCTCTTTCTATTCCTGCTATTTCTTTAAAAATATCTTTGTCCGATCTGCCGAAAAACAAATTGATAATTGATAAAGTGGTGTTAATGCAGCCCACACTAAATACTGATTCAAATGACTTTTCAAAAAAGGATTCCATCCTTTCATATATTTCCGGACTGAGAGGCCTCGGGGTCGGGCCCAAGAATTTATATATTGCATCTTAACAGATTTTAATATGAGTGTTGAAAACCTGCCTATAGATGTCGCAGTCATTGGCCAACAGGTTAGAGTTAAAGCGTCAGCAAAGATACCGTCAGTAAAACCGGGCGTATTAGATTTGAATTTAAATTTTAATTCGCTTGCGCCTAAGTATAACTTTGCGGGTGAATTTAAAGCAACGGATATTTATGTTCCCTATTTTTCTCCCTTCTTGAAAGGCAATGATGAAATTATATTAAAAAACGGCACGCTTGAAATCCGCAGTAATGTAAACTGTACTGAAAACTGGATTACCGCGAGCAATATGATAACTTTAAACAGGTTAAGCATGGAGTCTACTTCAAAAAAAATATTTGGTATTCCTAAAGATGTCGCAACTCAGTTTTTTGAAGCCAATAACGTAGCTTTTGATTTGCCTATAAACGGTGATATTTTTAAATTAAAAATAGATTTTAAAACAGCTTCCACGCAAGTAATGTACAAGGCGCTGCAGGGCAGATTTAAATCCGAGTCTTTTACAAGAAGGGTTGCGGAAAGTTTCGGCGAAAGAATAGGAGAAAAACTTCAGGAATTGTTTTCTAAGTTTTTGTAAAATCCATTGAAAAATGAAATCCTATAAAAAATATCTTTATTTCAATACCATCCAGCGAAGAGATTACATCAACATAACACCTGATGTTGAATCTGCGTTAAAAGAAAGCGGAATCAGGGAAGGATTATGTTTAGTTAATGCGATGCACATAACCGCCAGCGTTTTCATTAATGATGATGAATCGGGGCTTATAAAAGATTTTGACGATTGGCTGGAAAAAAATGCTCCGCATGAACCGATATCTTTATATCGCCATAACCGCACCGGTGAAGACAACGGCGATGCTCATTTAAAAAGGCAGATTATGGGAAGAGAAGTAACTGTTGCTGTTTCTGAAGGGAAGCTAGATTTCGGCCCTTGGGACCAGGTAAATCCACGCAAAACTAGCATATCTGCTTATTTGTCCTTTTAATAAGAAAAATATTTTATGAAAATCAACTATAAAATTTTAATTTATTCATTTGTTCTAATTTTTACAGTATTATTTTCTTTTTATCCTTCATTAAAAAACAGCTTCGTAAATTGCGATGACAATGTTTTAGTAACCGAAAATGTTTCCATAAAGTCTTTTTCTTTAAATAATCTTAAAGATATTTTTACTAAACCTTATTGCGGTTTATACCATCCTTTAGTACAGGTTTCTTACGCTTTGGAATATAAGGTATTCAAGTTAAATCCTTCGGGATATCATCTAACCAATCTAGTTTTCCATTTACTAAACTGCCTGCTTGTATTTTGGATATTTTTACTTATTAGCGGGAACATAGTAATTTCTTTTATTACCGCAGTACTTTTCGGTATACATCCGATGCACGTGGAATCGGTTGCATGGATTTCAGAAAGAAAGGATGTTTTGTATTCAATATTCTTTCTCGGATCGATAGTAGCTTATCTGTACTATAGAACAAAAAACAAAGCATTTTATTATATAATTTCAATTTCATTATTTGTTTTATCATTATTATCTAAAGTAATGGCCGTGTCTTTGCCTTTTGCGCTTATCATTTTTGATTATATTTCAGAAAGAAAAGATTTTAAAAAAATAATTTATGAAAAAATACCCTATTTTGTTTTATCAATTCTGTTTGCTGTTATTGCGTTTTCAATACACTACGGATCCGGCGAACCTAACTTAGCAAAATCTTTTATCTTAAATTTGAAGTATGCTTTATTTGGGATAGTGTTTTATATCTATAAAATGATTTATCCC
The DNA window shown above is from Elusimicrobiota bacterium and carries:
- a CDS encoding secondary thiamine-phosphate synthase enzyme YjbQ, whose protein sequence is MKSYKKYLYFNTIQRRDYINITPDVESALKESGIREGLCLVNAMHITASVFINDDESGLIKDFDDWLEKNAPHEPISLYRHNRTGEDNGDAHLKRQIMGREVTVAVSEGKLDFGPWDQVNPRKTSISAYLSF
- a CDS encoding NAD(P)/FAD-dependent oxidoreductase translates to MKDQQNNKFDVIIIGAGPAGLGSAINLSKKGISVLLIEKEKIGATQKTWLTFDYILQKYKLKECIKNTFSEVTLSCYLGNTFSLKNKSFIYPIDEEKALKLLAQQAIKNGAVIREKEVFINYSFIKNDYLEIKTTKNTYYSKFAVDAMGRDSQILKSKGLFNNTIDMGCLTYFLEKCNYKNEDKMLLYDSFFPGSDYFWLVPHGNKRIMAGIFCFSQINDENIGEKHNKLKSYLAEKNITGKIYAVKKGNIPLGDQNHVNVNNFLCIGDSCNTPLPSSGFSFNRCLDESEILADFIMEYFNKKASIKDYRKRILGSKIPAIGIHLMISDMLSKFTNPMLNKAIGEMNNLSEDFIMSFLTGKDMSVTFSATVLQSILKIFSLSEIRSLSLQHNYMNTLTTIYHLLPGLPASGIRKQLTDFIKKIIKNI
- a CDS encoding GYD domain-containing protein; the protein is MAKYFLFGKYSQDALKSASADRTKKVVEIIEKLNGKVISMDVLLGDKDLAIAVDLPNTSSVVKASIAITKLTGIGFSSSPAISVDEFDKLLG
- a CDS encoding metallophosphoesterase family protein, producing MSEINTVLFSDVHLGSPVSRAFDLLNALKELKFKKLIIGGDMFEDLNFTKLTTTHWELLSHLGRISRRGVEVIWVEGNHDSKFYYFMSHLIGIPVHKEYRWQVNGIKFLMTHGHQFDSFMTKNQVLGRILAGIYTGLQRIVSSRFIDFITNRFADKWLRLTEQVAEKALLYAKKKKQDVVICGHTHFVYNIKKAGVEYFNLGCWNAKPSYLLIVQDDGQAFFKVFA